A single Methylomonas sp. AM2-LC DNA region contains:
- the ribBA gene encoding bifunctional 3,4-dihydroxy-2-butanone-4-phosphate synthase/GTP cyclohydrolase II — MNTIEEIIEDLRQGKMVVIMDDEERENEGDLLMAAAFARAEDINFMAKYGRGLICLTLTRERCQQLRLPLMVNDNQTPYTTNFTVSIEAATGVTTGISAADRALTVQAAVAKDAVPSDLVQPGHIFPLMAQAGGVLKRAGHTEAGCDLAKLAGVEPAAVIVEILNDDGSMARRADLEIFAAQHQLKIGTIADLIHYRIRHENTLERISECAYPTEFGDFRLYAYQDRNDDNVHLALVMGNVSGDGPVLVRVHARNQIDDLFFSKRSDCSCPVREAMRKIAEVGRGVLVLIRENETNKALVELIHAYQMQDNGIKTSPVFNTEPGWRTTGTGSRILSDLGVRQLQVLGTQKKYIGLSGFDLEVVGHVDSAN, encoded by the coding sequence ATGAATACAATAGAAGAAATCATCGAAGATTTGCGGCAAGGCAAAATGGTTGTCATCATGGATGATGAAGAAAGGGAAAACGAAGGTGACTTGTTGATGGCTGCCGCCTTTGCACGAGCCGAAGACATTAACTTTATGGCTAAGTATGGACGCGGACTGATTTGTCTGACATTAACCCGTGAACGCTGTCAACAATTGCGCTTACCGCTGATGGTGAATGATAACCAAACCCCATATACGACTAATTTTACAGTATCAATAGAAGCGGCAACTGGGGTTACCACAGGTATTTCTGCGGCAGATCGGGCTTTAACCGTACAAGCTGCGGTAGCTAAAGATGCAGTACCTAGCGATTTGGTACAACCTGGACATATCTTTCCATTAATGGCTCAGGCTGGCGGGGTGTTGAAGCGCGCTGGTCATACCGAAGCTGGTTGTGATTTGGCCAAACTGGCCGGAGTTGAACCCGCTGCAGTGATTGTGGAAATTCTGAATGATGATGGTTCAATGGCGCGGCGTGCGGATTTAGAAATATTTGCCGCTCAACATCAGCTAAAAATCGGAACTATCGCGGATTTAATCCATTATCGGATTCGGCATGAAAATACTTTGGAACGTATTAGTGAATGCGCTTACCCAACAGAATTTGGTGATTTCAGGTTGTATGCTTATCAAGACCGCAATGACGATAATGTGCATCTGGCTTTAGTAATGGGCAATGTTAGTGGTGATGGACCCGTGCTGGTCAGAGTTCATGCTCGTAATCAAATTGATGATCTGTTTTTTTCCAAGCGCAGTGATTGCAGTTGTCCAGTTAGGGAAGCCATGCGAAAAATTGCCGAAGTGGGACGTGGCGTTTTAGTACTGATTCGCGAGAATGAAACCAATAAAGCCTTGGTGGAGCTGATACATGCGTATCAAATGCAGGATAATGGTATCAAAACTTCGCCTGTTTTTAATACTGAGCCTGGCTGGCGAACTACGGGTACCGGGTCCAGAATTTTGTCGGACTTAGGTGTACGGCAATTGCAGGTATTGGGAACGCAAAAAAAATATATTGGACTATCTGGTTTTGATTTGGAAGTAGTCGGACATGTTGATTCCGCCAATTGA
- the ribD gene encoding bifunctional diaminohydroxyphosphoribosylaminopyrimidine deaminase/5-amino-6-(5-phosphoribosylamino)uracil reductase RibD, producing the protein MIAKQDEAYMAHALKLARNGIYTTDPNPHVGCVFVIDGHVIAEGWTQRAGFAHAEIDALQKTDNVKDATAYVTLEPCSHHGRTGPCCTALIEAGVRRVVVAMQDPNPLVSGQGLQQLRAAGIEVVCGVLQTEAELLNRGFFKRMQLGLPWITSKMACSLDGRTGMASGESKWITSPQARQDVQNFRAASSAILTGIGTILYDDPQLDARVDFDVLQPIKVVVDSQLRIPVNAKILHNSAETWIMTCSENVQKQKQLTDAGCKIWQVPSVNGRPDLFQVFQLLAKQQINTVWIEAGATLNGSLLETNLVDEWLIYMAPCILGDQGRGLFHLPKLQRMADKKQLSLLNVRQLGPDVRMLFGAHNKI; encoded by the coding sequence ATGATAGCTAAACAAGATGAAGCCTATATGGCTCATGCACTTAAACTGGCGCGTAATGGAATATATACTACCGATCCAAACCCTCATGTAGGGTGTGTGTTCGTCATCGATGGGCATGTTATTGCCGAAGGTTGGACGCAACGAGCAGGATTTGCCCATGCAGAGATTGATGCGTTGCAAAAAACAGATAATGTCAAAGACGCTACTGCCTATGTCACTTTAGAGCCCTGTAGTCATCACGGTCGCACTGGGCCGTGTTGTACTGCCTTAATTGAGGCTGGTGTGCGTCGTGTGGTTGTTGCCATGCAAGACCCTAACCCATTAGTATCCGGGCAGGGCTTGCAGCAACTACGGGCAGCGGGTATTGAAGTGGTCTGTGGTGTTCTGCAAACCGAAGCAGAACTGTTAAATCGTGGTTTTTTTAAACGTATGCAACTTGGTTTGCCTTGGATAACCAGTAAAATGGCCTGTAGTTTGGATGGGCGTACGGGTATGGCATCGGGAGAAAGTAAATGGATTACATCACCTCAGGCGCGGCAAGATGTACAAAACTTTAGAGCTGCTAGTAGTGCCATTCTGACTGGAATCGGTACTATCCTTTATGATGATCCACAACTGGATGCCAGAGTGGATTTTGATGTCTTGCAACCCATTAAAGTGGTAGTAGACAGTCAGTTACGTATCCCTGTAAATGCAAAAATACTGCATAATTCAGCTGAAACTTGGATTATGACATGTAGTGAAAATGTACAAAAACAAAAACAATTAACAGATGCAGGCTGTAAAATCTGGCAAGTGCCAAGTGTTAATGGTCGTCCCGATTTGTTTCAGGTTTTTCAGCTTTTAGCCAAACAGCAGATTAATACGGTTTGGATTGAAGCGGGTGCTACCCTGAATGGTAGTTTGCTTGAGACTAATTTGGTCGATGAATGGTTGATTTATATGGCACCATGCATTTTAGGAGATCAAGGGCGAGGTTTGTTTCATTTACCTAAATTGCAACGGATGGCTGATAAAAAGCAGTTGAGTCTACTCAATGTTAGGCAATTAGGGCCAGATGTAAGAATGTTGTTTGGAGCACACAATAAAATTTAA
- the pap gene encoding polyphosphate:AMP phosphotransferase: protein MFEIAELGQSVERDEYKKKASELRTQLLLIQDQLKDSQFPVLILISGVDGGGKGEVINSLNAWLDPHFMRTNAFAEPSDEERERPKFWRFWRTLPAKGRIGIYVGSWYSDPISQRVYQKIDDAALQVELKLINQLEQLLTDDGALIIKCWLHLKKDRQTSRFKALSKNPATKWRVTDKDRQHLAKYDVFLGIAEQVLTDTSTPYAPWLIVDGSDINYSRLTVGQYVLECIQRHLLSQAELKAKTKALVPEVLSKLEQHNLLDTLDLSVKLGKNKYKIELEKFQGKLNGLTRQALVVHRSSLLVFEGWDAAGKGGVIRRLTEAMDARNYQVIPISKPTDEEAAHHYLWRFWRHIPRAGQVTIYDRSWYGRVLVERVEGLAATNEWQRAYAEIVNFEEALLAHGMVILKFWLHVDQDEQMRRFKQRENITYKQFKITDEDYRNRAKWDDYQKAVNEMIMRTSSSKLPWILVEANDKYYARIKVIKAYCERLEKMLDEGKS from the coding sequence ATGTTTGAAATCGCTGAGTTAGGACAGAGTGTTGAACGCGACGAATATAAGAAAAAAGCGTCAGAATTACGTACCCAGTTACTATTGATACAGGATCAGCTGAAAGATAGCCAATTTCCGGTGCTTATTCTAATTTCCGGTGTGGATGGTGGTGGTAAGGGAGAAGTTATCAATTCATTGAATGCCTGGTTAGATCCGCATTTTATGCGTACAAACGCCTTTGCCGAGCCCAGCGATGAAGAACGTGAACGTCCAAAGTTTTGGCGTTTCTGGCGTACCTTGCCCGCTAAAGGACGTATAGGTATTTATGTAGGTTCTTGGTATAGCGATCCAATTTCTCAGCGGGTTTATCAAAAAATCGATGACGCAGCTTTGCAAGTTGAGTTAAAACTTATTAATCAATTAGAACAATTATTAACGGATGATGGAGCGTTGATAATAAAATGTTGGTTGCATCTTAAAAAAGATCGTCAGACTTCACGATTTAAAGCTTTGTCGAAAAATCCTGCGACTAAATGGCGAGTGACTGATAAAGATCGGCAACATTTGGCAAAATACGATGTTTTTTTAGGTATTGCTGAACAGGTATTGACAGACACCAGTACTCCTTATGCTCCTTGGTTGATCGTGGATGGTTCTGACATCAATTATAGCCGGTTAACGGTTGGTCAATATGTATTGGAATGTATACAGCGCCATTTGCTTTCCCAGGCTGAATTGAAGGCTAAAACTAAGGCTTTAGTTCCTGAAGTACTAAGTAAACTTGAACAACATAATTTGCTCGACACATTGGATTTATCGGTTAAGTTGGGTAAAAATAAATATAAAATTGAGTTGGAAAAGTTTCAAGGAAAACTCAATGGATTGACTAGGCAAGCATTAGTCGTGCATCGATCCAGTCTTTTGGTTTTTGAAGGGTGGGATGCGGCAGGGAAGGGCGGTGTAATACGGCGACTGACAGAGGCCATGGATGCGCGAAATTATCAGGTTATTCCTATCAGTAAACCGACCGATGAAGAAGCGGCACATCACTATCTATGGCGATTTTGGAGGCACATCCCGCGTGCGGGTCAGGTGACCATTTATGACAGAAGCTGGTATGGGCGTGTATTAGTAGAAAGGGTTGAGGGCTTGGCAGCTACGAATGAATGGCAAAGAGCATATGCTGAAATTGTTAATTTTGAAGAAGCATTATTAGCGCATGGTATGGTTATATTAAAGTTCTGGTTACATGTTGATCAGGACGAGCAAATGCGTAGGTTTAAGCAACGCGAAAATATAACTTACAAACAGTTTAAAATTACCGATGAAGATTATCGTAATCGCGCCAAGTGGGATGATTATCAGAAAGCGGTTAATGAAATGATCATGCGTACCAGTTCCAGTAAACTACCTTGGATACTGGTCGAAGCTAATGATAAATATTATGCGCGGATTAAGGTGATAAAAGCCTATTGCGAAAGATTAGAGAAAATGCTGGATGAAGGGAAAAGCTGA
- a CDS encoding riboflavin synthase → MFTGIILALGQIAAIQPRGGDCRLKISTGNLSMSDTALGDSIAVNGVCLTAVELGDHFFYADVSNETLSCTTLNTAKVGTQVNLELALLASGRLGGHIVSGHVDGIGKVVDKQADGRSIRYKFKAPDNLAKYISEKGSICINGISLTVNQVDGAYFSVNIVPHTLQETTLASTQVGDAVNLEVDILARYLERLMKGEAAAQCQTGVTEALLQSSGFIK, encoded by the coding sequence ATGTTTACAGGTATTATTCTTGCCTTAGGGCAAATAGCGGCAATTCAGCCAAGAGGTGGTGATTGTCGTTTGAAAATTAGTACGGGTAATCTGTCAATGTCAGACACTGCCTTAGGCGATAGTATTGCTGTCAATGGCGTTTGCCTGACTGCGGTAGAATTAGGCGATCATTTTTTTTATGCTGATGTGTCGAATGAAACCTTATCTTGTACCACGTTGAATACGGCTAAAGTTGGAACCCAGGTAAATTTGGAGCTGGCGCTGCTCGCTTCTGGTAGATTGGGTGGACATATTGTGAGTGGTCATGTTGATGGCATAGGTAAAGTGGTGGATAAACAGGCTGATGGACGTTCTATCCGTTATAAATTTAAAGCGCCCGATAATCTTGCAAAATATATTTCTGAAAAAGGTTCTATCTGTATTAATGGTATTAGCTTGACAGTTAATCAGGTTGATGGTGCTTATTTTTCTGTCAATATTGTTCCACATACCTTACAGGAAACTACCTTGGCAAGCACTCAGGTTGGTGATGCAGTTAATCTGGAAGTGGATATTTTGGCACGTTATCTGGAACGCTTAATGAAAGGAGAAGCCGCGGCACAATGCCAGACAGGTGTTACTGAGGCATTACTACAATCCAGCGGTTTTATTAAATGA
- the nrdR gene encoding transcriptional regulator NrdR, with amino-acid sequence MRCPFCSVQDTKVVDTRLVDEGDQVKRRRECLSCKERFTTFEVVELTLPRIIKRNGARQSFDETKLRAGMQRALEKRPVDADAIEAAISRIKKALTVKGEREIPARQLGELVMTELSLLDHVAYVRFASVYRSFEDVSEFTEMIENLQKHDS; translated from the coding sequence ATGCGCTGTCCGTTTTGCTCGGTTCAAGACACTAAGGTTGTCGATACTCGTTTGGTCGACGAAGGCGATCAGGTTAAGCGCCGCCGCGAATGTCTTAGCTGTAAGGAACGCTTTACCACGTTTGAAGTAGTTGAACTGACCTTACCCCGCATTATCAAACGTAATGGTGCTAGGCAAAGTTTTGATGAAACTAAATTACGCGCTGGCATGCAACGGGCGCTGGAAAAGCGTCCGGTGGATGCCGATGCCATTGAGGCGGCTATCAGTCGTATTAAAAAAGCGTTAACGGTTAAAGGTGAGCGTGAAATTCCGGCTCGACAACTCGGTGAATTGGTCATGACAGAATTAAGCTTGCTTGACCATGTGGCCTATGTGCGTTTTGCATCAGTTTATCGTAGTTTTGAAGATGTCAGTGAATTTACGGAAATGATCGAAAATCTGCAAAAGCATGATAGCTAA